In the Geoalkalibacter sp. genome, one interval contains:
- a CDS encoding methyl-accepting chemotaxis protein translates to MLSLTRENSNARARRLSRDEGQSTYEAAAGVLAAFLEKAEQEMALAEHGSDLRALRVAAEKVRHAATLHRYLVEIQRYEKSMILATAEQQMDAYAQGMKAAQNRVEARLAALEELLTPAEKREFAQFRTHYQAYLDLSRQVTDLTRQNTNVRAFALATQQGRAANNAATATMREIVALNEQAMQQAKQASDGNYAAARTLLLSLLGVCLLAGIGVSLWIVRSINQGLSQALDIAKTVAAGDLSRNITVNRSDEIGELLHAMENMATSLKDRARLAAAIAGGDLREEIKLASERDEFGRALQEMDKRLNQMLAEIQVAVEQVASGATQVADASQSLSQGATEQASSLEEISASIQQMASQVKESAENANHANRLSGEARTAAQQGNDQMAALMRAMQEINESGENISKIIKVIDEIAFQTNLLALNAAVEAARAGQHGKGFAVVAEEVRNLAARSAKAASETSEMIEVSVAKAKSGAGIADHTAEALRNIVSGIQKASDLVGEIAAGASEQAEGIGQVNLGVSQIDQVTQQNTASAEESAAAAEELSGQAERLRQLLSRFKLKTQGVAQFEQVPERLKMAANDSMPQPTPRKRISLDDEEFGRF, encoded by the coding sequence GTGCTTTCCCTGACCCGAGAAAACTCCAACGCTCGGGCGCGCCGCTTGTCGCGAGACGAAGGACAGAGCACTTATGAAGCTGCCGCAGGAGTACTCGCCGCCTTTCTTGAAAAGGCTGAGCAGGAAATGGCGTTGGCGGAGCACGGCAGCGACTTGCGCGCACTTCGTGTCGCCGCGGAAAAAGTTCGGCATGCCGCCACGCTGCATCGCTATCTGGTTGAAATCCAACGCTATGAAAAAAGCATGATCTTGGCGACCGCCGAGCAGCAGATGGATGCGTATGCGCAAGGGATGAAAGCTGCGCAAAATCGCGTGGAAGCGCGATTAGCCGCCCTGGAGGAACTTTTGACGCCCGCGGAAAAACGGGAGTTTGCTCAGTTCAGAACGCATTACCAGGCCTATCTTGATCTTTCCCGGCAAGTCACCGACTTGACGAGGCAAAACACCAATGTGCGCGCGTTTGCACTGGCGACTCAGCAAGGACGCGCGGCCAACAATGCGGCCACCGCAACGATGAGAGAAATCGTGGCCCTCAACGAGCAGGCCATGCAACAGGCAAAGCAGGCGAGTGATGGTAACTACGCCGCCGCACGCACTTTGCTGCTGTCCTTGTTGGGAGTTTGTCTTTTGGCAGGAATCGGCGTCAGTTTGTGGATTGTACGCTCCATCAATCAAGGCCTGTCTCAAGCTCTGGATATTGCCAAAACAGTGGCCGCGGGGGATCTCTCGCGAAACATTACGGTCAATCGCTCCGATGAGATAGGCGAGTTGCTGCATGCCATGGAAAACATGGCGACCAGCCTGAAAGATCGCGCACGACTTGCGGCTGCGATTGCCGGCGGCGATTTGCGCGAAGAAATCAAGCTGGCCTCGGAGCGCGACGAATTCGGCAGGGCATTACAGGAGATGGATAAGCGCCTCAACCAGATGCTGGCGGAAATCCAGGTTGCCGTGGAGCAGGTTGCCTCAGGGGCCACCCAAGTCGCCGATGCCAGCCAATCCCTCTCGCAGGGCGCTACCGAGCAGGCCAGTTCCCTTGAAGAAATCTCTGCCTCGATTCAGCAAATGGCTTCCCAAGTCAAGGAAAGCGCGGAAAATGCAAATCACGCCAATCGCCTTTCCGGGGAAGCGCGCACCGCAGCGCAGCAGGGCAACGATCAGATGGCAGCGCTGATGCGCGCCATGCAGGAAATCAACGAGTCCGGAGAAAACATTTCCAAAATCATCAAGGTCATTGATGAGATCGCATTTCAAACCAATCTGCTGGCCCTGAATGCCGCGGTTGAAGCGGCCCGTGCGGGGCAGCACGGAAAAGGCTTTGCCGTCGTCGCCGAGGAGGTGCGCAACCTTGCCGCCCGCAGCGCCAAGGCAGCCAGCGAAACTTCTGAAATGATCGAGGTTTCCGTGGCAAAAGCAAAAAGCGGAGCCGGCATCGCGGACCATACGGCGGAAGCATTACGCAACATCGTGAGCGGCATTCAAAAGGCATCCGATCTGGTCGGGGAGATCGCCGCCGGCGCATCAGAACAGGCCGAAGGAATCGGCCAGGTGAATTTGGGTGTCAGCCAGATCGATCAGGTGACGCAACAAAATACCGCCAGCGCCGAAGAATCGGCCGCGGCCGCCGAGGAACTCTCAGGCCAGGCGGAGCGGCTGAGACAATTGTTAAGCCGCTTCAAGCTCAAAACTCAGGGCGTTGCACAATTCGAACAGGTGCCGGAACGGTTGAAAATGGCAGCAAACGATAGCATGCCTCAGCCGACTCCACGAAAGCGGATCAGCTTGGACGATGAAGAATTCGGCCGCTTCTAA
- a CDS encoding substrate-binding domain-containing protein, with protein MRRMLFLLLMALWVGMVSPAQARKERLILATTTSTQNSGLLDVLLPPFEQKHNVRVHVIAVGTGQALKLGEAGDADLVMVHARAQENAFVAAGFGVKRHDLMYNDFVILGPAADPAGIRGLRDAPEALGKIAAAKANFVSRADQSGTHVMEKNLWQQAGVTPQGRWYVESGRGMGEVIHMATELRGYALADRGTYLAYLGKTDLDILCEGDERLFNPYGVIAVNPQRHPHVKIALAEKLIDYLLSEEARSLITSFHVDGKQLFFVSP; from the coding sequence ATGCGGCGAATGCTTTTTTTGCTTTTGATGGCTCTTTGGGTCGGGATGGTTTCCCCCGCCCAGGCGCGCAAGGAGCGCCTGATTCTGGCGACCACCACCTCGACGCAGAACTCGGGCCTGCTTGACGTGCTGCTGCCGCCCTTCGAGCAGAAACACAACGTGCGCGTCCATGTCATCGCCGTCGGCACCGGGCAGGCCCTCAAACTCGGCGAAGCCGGCGATGCCGACCTGGTCATGGTCCATGCCCGCGCCCAGGAAAATGCGTTTGTCGCCGCCGGTTTCGGTGTCAAGCGCCATGATCTGATGTACAACGACTTCGTCATTCTCGGACCCGCCGCCGATCCCGCCGGGATTCGCGGTCTGCGGGATGCCCCTGAGGCTTTGGGCAAGATCGCCGCGGCCAAGGCGAATTTCGTCTCCCGGGCGGATCAATCCGGCACCCACGTCATGGAAAAAAATCTTTGGCAACAAGCCGGAGTGACCCCGCAGGGGCGCTGGTACGTCGAATCCGGGCGCGGCATGGGCGAGGTGATCCACATGGCCACGGAACTGCGCGGCTATGCCCTGGCCGATCGCGGCACCTACCTGGCGTATCTGGGCAAGACCGATCTGGACATCCTGTGCGAAGGCGACGAGCGTCTCTTCAATCCCTACGGCGTGATCGCCGTCAATCCGCAACGTCACCCCCACGTCAAGATCGCGTTGGCCGAGAAATTGATCGACTATCTGCTTTCGGAGGAAGCCAGATCCCTGATCACCAGCTTCCATGTCGACGGCAAGCAGTTGTTTTTCGTGTCTCCATGA
- a CDS encoding Fur family transcriptional regulator has protein sequence MIDSAQRLEQILTRLRALDFRITPQRLAVLRILAESRNHPTVEEIYAQVRRDFPTVSLATVYKTATLLKGLGEVLEVGIRHGSSRYDGNKPYPHPHVICTDCKQILDFEDLPLTELTRAVAEKTGYDIKDHQLEFFGICPQCRQGEP, from the coding sequence ATGATCGACTCAGCCCAGCGCCTCGAGCAAATCCTGACCCGGCTGCGCGCCCTGGACTTTCGCATCACGCCGCAGCGCCTGGCGGTGCTGCGGATACTAGCCGAAAGCCGCAACCATCCGACCGTGGAAGAGATCTACGCGCAGGTGCGGCGCGATTTTCCCACGGTGAGCCTCGCCACCGTCTACAAAACCGCGACGCTGCTCAAGGGTCTGGGCGAGGTATTGGAGGTGGGCATCCGCCACGGCAGCAGCCGCTACGACGGCAACAAGCCCTATCCCCACCCCCATGTGATCTGCACGGACTGCAAACAGATTTTGGATTTCGAGGATTTGCCCCTGACCGAGCTGACCCGCGCGGTCGCGGAAAAGACCGGCTACGACATCAAGGACCACCAGCTCGAATTTTTCGGCATTTGCCCTCAGTGCCGGCAGGGTGAGCCATAG
- the rbr gene encoding rubrerythrin — protein sequence MARLQGTRTEKNILTAFAGESQARNRYTYYAAQAKKEGYVQISAIFEETADQEKEHAKRLYKMLEGGEVEITASFPAGKIGSTAENLKKAAQGENYEHTDMYPSFARTAREEGFDDIAKVFEAIAVAEKQHEKRYLDLLNNVENSRVFHREQVQVWRCRNCGYIHEGKGAMEVCPACAHPQAHFELLGENY from the coding sequence ATGGCAAGACTGCAAGGAACCAGGACCGAGAAAAACATCCTGACCGCTTTTGCCGGCGAGAGCCAGGCGCGCAACCGCTACACCTACTATGCCGCCCAGGCCAAGAAGGAAGGCTATGTGCAGATTTCGGCGATTTTCGAGGAAACGGCCGACCAGGAAAAGGAACACGCCAAGCGCCTCTACAAGATGCTTGAGGGCGGCGAGGTGGAAATCACCGCGTCCTTTCCCGCCGGCAAGATCGGCTCAACCGCCGAAAACCTGAAAAAAGCGGCCCAGGGCGAGAACTACGAGCACACCGACATGTACCCCTCCTTCGCCCGCACCGCCCGCGAGGAAGGCTTCGACGACATCGCCAAGGTATTCGAGGCCATCGCCGTGGCCGAGAAGCAGCACGAGAAGCGCTACCTCGACCTGCTCAACAACGTGGAAAACAGCCGGGTCTTTCACCGCGAACAGGTTCAGGTGTGGCGCTGCCGCAACTGCGGCTACATCCACGAAGGCAAGGGCGCCATGGAAGTCTGCCCGGCCTGCGCCCATCCCCAGGCGCATTTTGAGCTTTTGGGAGAAAACTACTGA